A window from uncultured Desulfobacter sp. encodes these proteins:
- the hisC gene encoding histidinol-phosphate transaminase, with protein MNSTTPKKVNPKQVARSSVNDLDPYIPGRPINAIKEEFGLDKVVKLASNESSVKMPEGICQAIVDAIENVSRYPDGHARELRRALEKDLDIPFDTMLIGNGAEDCLNMIGQAFLNPGDESIIPEPTFDAYRVATEFMDATPVFVPIEDDCIDLDRVLGAVTAKTKIVWICSPNNPTGTVLKRQAFDAFLDQLPDNIVVVLDQAYWEYITSEDPANACDYLDTDARVIGIRTFSKVFGLAGLRIGYLTAHPSIVEVIAKVKPPFNVNVLAQAAAIAALKEKTFKAQHLETTRVEREKMIAAFKSRGITVRPSETNFLMVPLHCNGDDLFNRLLSQGVIVRPGSVFKIPNAIRLSIGNPDENRFFLETFDRVMLEMIGEQYNQNAAV; from the coding sequence ATGAACAGCACGACACCTAAAAAGGTGAACCCCAAACAGGTTGCCAGGTCTTCGGTCAACGATCTGGATCCATATATCCCAGGCCGGCCCATTAACGCCATTAAAGAAGAATTCGGACTGGACAAGGTAGTAAAACTTGCCTCCAATGAAAGCTCGGTTAAAATGCCCGAGGGCATTTGCCAGGCCATTGTGGATGCCATTGAAAATGTAAGCCGGTATCCGGACGGCCATGCCCGGGAATTGCGCCGGGCCCTGGAAAAAGATCTGGATATTCCTTTTGATACGATGCTCATTGGAAACGGTGCCGAAGACTGCCTGAACATGATCGGTCAGGCATTTTTAAATCCAGGAGATGAGTCCATTATCCCGGAGCCCACCTTTGATGCCTATCGCGTGGCCACGGAATTTATGGATGCCACACCCGTCTTTGTACCTATAGAAGATGACTGCATTGATCTGGACAGGGTGCTTGGTGCCGTTACGGCGAAAACCAAAATTGTCTGGATCTGCTCGCCCAACAATCCCACGGGAACCGTACTAAAAAGACAAGCCTTTGATGCCTTTCTGGATCAATTGCCCGACAACATCGTTGTGGTTCTTGACCAGGCCTATTGGGAATATATTACCTCGGAAGACCCGGCCAACGCCTGCGATTACCTTGACACGGACGCCCGGGTGATCGGCATCCGGACCTTTTCCAAGGTGTTCGGACTGGCCGGACTTCGCATCGGCTACCTGACAGCCCACCCGTCCATTGTTGAGGTGATCGCCAAAGTCAAACCGCCGTTCAATGTCAATGTTCTGGCCCAGGCCGCCGCCATCGCCGCCCTGAAAGAGAAGACATTCAAGGCGCAGCACCTGGAAACCACCCGGGTGGAACGTGAAAAAATGATTGCAGCATTTAAATCACGCGGCATCACGGTAAGGCCCAGCGAAACCAATTTTTTAATGGTGCCGCTGCACTGTAACGGTGACGACTTGTTTAACCGGCTTTTATCCCAGGGGGTGATTGTCAGACCCGGCAGTGTGTTTAAAATCCCCAACGCCATTCGTCTGTCCATTGGGAATCCGGACGAAAACCGATTCTTTCTTGAAACATTCGACCGGGTCATGCTGGAGATGATAGGTGAACAATACAATCAAAACGCCGCTGTTTAA
- a CDS encoding response regulator, giving the protein MTCILTIDDNQDNLITISALLKLLIPNSKVITASSGEEGIHKAIIGHPDTILLDIHMPGMDGFETCRELKTIEATAHIPVIMLTAVRTDSKSRVKALDLGADAFLTKPIDEAALAAQVRAMLRIKQAEDRLRDDKIHLEELVKERVAELRQVNQQLVKEIEERKQAEQAQKKLEQQLIHSQKLESVGRLAGGIAHDFNNMLSIILGYSEMMQEDMTADDPNFERITEISAAASRSANLTGQLLAFARKQMVSPQVLDFNETIPRMMDMLHRLLREDINLNFIPADTPCMVNVDPSQLDQILVNLCINAGDAINGAGQISIAADNVFTNDSNRDENIDLPAGRYVQLSITDTGCGMDKDMIPNIFEPFFTTKEMAKGSGLGLSTVYGIVRQNNGSIDVSSRPGEGSTFTILLPEHKKTADTGDSHHKNKIPDRQNATILLVEDEESLLNLGRQLLEQMGYTVLAAHSPKEALRISADHPGQIDLLITDVIMPEMNGHELADKLKQEHPHIQCLYVSGYPAQVLSSEKILDAGTHFLPKPYRKEDLERMLKNF; this is encoded by the coding sequence ATGACCTGCATTCTGACCATCGACGATAATCAGGACAACCTGATAACAATCAGTGCGCTGCTCAAGCTGCTGATCCCAAACAGTAAGGTTATTACGGCATCTTCAGGCGAAGAAGGCATTCACAAAGCAATCATAGGCCATCCGGATACCATTTTGCTGGATATTCACATGCCGGGAATGGATGGGTTTGAAACCTGCCGGGAGTTAAAAACCATAGAGGCCACCGCCCATATCCCTGTCATTATGCTGACAGCGGTCCGGACAGATTCAAAGAGCCGGGTTAAGGCCCTTGATCTTGGTGCGGATGCGTTTTTAACCAAGCCCATTGATGAGGCGGCACTTGCCGCCCAGGTTCGGGCCATGCTCAGGATTAAACAGGCCGAAGACCGTCTCAGGGATGACAAAATACATCTTGAAGAACTGGTCAAAGAACGGGTCGCAGAACTCAGGCAGGTCAACCAGCAACTGGTCAAAGAGATCGAAGAACGAAAGCAGGCTGAGCAAGCCCAAAAAAAGCTGGAGCAGCAACTGATCCACTCCCAGAAACTTGAGTCTGTGGGCAGGCTTGCCGGGGGGATTGCCCATGATTTTAACAATATGCTCAGCATTATCCTGGGGTATTCCGAGATGATGCAAGAGGATATGACGGCCGATGACCCGAATTTCGAACGAATAACCGAAATCAGTGCGGCCGCCAGCCGGTCGGCTAATCTGACCGGGCAGTTGCTCGCCTTTGCGCGTAAACAGATGGTAAGCCCCCAGGTACTGGATTTTAATGAGACCATCCCCAGGATGATGGATATGCTCCATAGGTTGCTCAGAGAAGATATCAATCTTAATTTTATACCGGCAGACACCCCTTGCATGGTCAATGTGGATCCAAGTCAACTGGATCAGATTTTGGTCAATCTGTGTATCAATGCCGGGGATGCCATCAACGGTGCCGGTCAAATTTCCATTGCAGCTGACAATGTGTTCACCAATGACTCGAATAGGGATGAAAATATTGATTTACCTGCCGGCCGTTATGTCCAACTGTCCATCACTGACACCGGGTGCGGCATGGACAAAGATATGATTCCCAATATTTTTGAGCCTTTTTTTACAACAAAAGAGATGGCCAAAGGATCAGGATTAGGGCTCTCTACGGTTTATGGCATTGTCAGGCAGAACAACGGCTCAATTGATGTATCCAGCCGGCCGGGCGAAGGCTCAACCTTTACAATTTTACTTCCAGAGCACAAAAAAACAGCCGATACCGGAGATAGCCATCATAAGAACAAAATACCGGACAGACAAAATGCAACCATTCTTTTAGTGGAGGATGAAGAATCCCTGCTTAATTTAGGCCGCCAACTGCTTGAACAGATGGGATATACGGTGTTGGCGGCACATTCACCCAAAGAGGCACTTCGCATCTCAGCCGATCACCCAGGGCAAATCGATCTGCTTATCACGGATGTAATCATGCCCGAAATGAACGGGCATGAACTTGCAGACAAGTTAAAGCAAGAACATCCCCATATCCAGTGTCTGTATGTATCAGGATATCCGGCACAGGTGCTTTCTTCCGAAAAGATACTGGACGCAGGGACCCATTTTCTTCCCAAACCCTATAGAAAAGAAGATCTGGAACGTATGCTTAAAAATTTTTGA
- a CDS encoding LUD domain-containing protein encodes MSTRENILQKLKAASGTDSVTGLPDLFIFNQYLPCVDLFKTMAAQNGILVHEAQNPDQIPAMAMRQYPELFRLQKVCVSPCLSGLPWHATHGRFIFKANDGSTLTGISLADAAVAQTGALVFFNRGDNPAVNHFLPEHHIIVVKASEIKETMSDVLTSSCRTNAVNLITGPSSTADIAGQMLVGVHGPARVICYIIKN; translated from the coding sequence ATGAGCACCAGGGAAAACATTCTTCAAAAACTTAAAGCTGCATCCGGCACGGACTCGGTCACGGGCCTGCCGGACCTGTTTATTTTTAACCAGTATCTGCCTTGCGTGGATCTGTTTAAAACCATGGCCGCCCAAAACGGCATTCTGGTGCATGAGGCACAGAATCCGGACCAAATCCCGGCAATGGCGATGAGACAGTATCCAGAATTATTCAGATTACAAAAGGTCTGTGTATCCCCTTGCCTGTCCGGTTTACCCTGGCACGCCACACACGGCCGGTTTATTTTCAAAGCCAATGACGGTAGCACGTTGACAGGCATAAGCCTCGCGGACGCCGCTGTGGCCCAGACAGGCGCACTGGTATTTTTCAACCGTGGGGATAATCCGGCGGTAAATCACTTTTTACCCGAACACCATATCATTGTGGTAAAGGCATCTGAAATCAAGGAAACCATGTCCGATGTGCTGACATCGTCCTGTAGAACAAATGCCGTCAACCTCATTACAGGCCCTTCCAGCACAGCGGACATCGCAGGGCAGATGCTGGTGGGTGTGCACGGCCCGGCCAGGGTCATCTGCTATATCATAAAAAACTGA
- the rocF gene encoding arginase produces the protein MCKKISIIGIPMDFGQSLRGVDMGPAAVRYTGLIKKLRELGHEVVDKGDISIPIRDDDALGKSKKNDYVKEITQICTAVYEAGKSAVEEGRFPLFIGGDHSVTIGTVAAATYHEPAGLIWVDAHGDFNTPQSSPSGNIHGMPLAVLTGEGYEPLLNVGTPGIKVMPEHVVMIGQRDLDQKEKERLKASGITVFSMREIDESGISAVANKALMKFAHLKRIHLSVDMDALDPLEAPGVGTPVPGGITYREAHLLMETLADSGKITSMDLVEINPILDSANKTARLAVELTLSALGKSIM, from the coding sequence ATGTGCAAAAAAATCAGTATTATTGGTATCCCCATGGATTTCGGGCAATCGCTTCGTGGTGTTGATATGGGGCCTGCGGCCGTCAGATACACCGGCCTGATTAAAAAATTAAGGGAGCTGGGCCATGAGGTTGTGGACAAGGGCGATATCAGCATACCTATCCGGGATGATGATGCCTTGGGCAAATCTAAAAAAAACGATTATGTAAAAGAGATTACCCAGATCTGTACGGCTGTTTATGAAGCGGGAAAATCGGCCGTAGAGGAAGGGCGATTTCCTCTGTTTATTGGCGGCGACCACTCCGTAACCATTGGAACGGTGGCGGCTGCAACCTATCATGAACCGGCCGGCCTGATCTGGGTTGATGCCCATGGTGATTTCAACACGCCGCAATCTTCTCCCTCGGGCAACATCCATGGTATGCCCCTGGCCGTGTTGACCGGAGAAGGGTATGAACCATTGTTGAATGTCGGAACTCCCGGCATTAAAGTCATGCCCGAACATGTGGTCATGATCGGACAGCGGGATCTGGATCAAAAAGAGAAAGAACGGTTAAAGGCTTCGGGCATTACGGTCTTTTCCATGAGAGAAATAGATGAATCCGGCATCAGTGCGGTGGCCAACAAGGCGCTAATGAAGTTTGCGCATCTCAAACGCATCCACCTCTCCGTTGACATGGATGCCCTTGATCCGTTGGAAGCCCCGGGTGTGGGCACGCCCGTGCCGGGCGGCATCACCTACCGTGAGGCCCATCTGTTAATGGAAACCCTGGCCGATTCCGGAAAAATCACATCCATGGATCTGGTGGAAATCAATCCGATCCTCGACAGTGCCAATAAAACCGCCAGGCTTGCTGTTGAACTCACATTGTCCGCCCTGGGCAAGAGTATTATGTGA
- a CDS encoding lactate racemase domain-containing protein, which yields MNNTIKTPLFKLPGTAFQRSLPRMRRVRQCFNVPPAICVSRTIEDQWAGLETDGMNIDGARIAVAVGSRGITNIAGIVRQVVKKLKSCGAQPFIVPAMGSHGNATADGQVQVLSHLGVTEEAMGVKIHADTDVVHVGEADGIPLYMSRPARDADGIVLINRVKPHTDFTGPVESGTLKMLVIGLGNQKGADYYHRMAVDRGMYEIIVTAGRALIEKTNVLFGVQIVENQHHDICDLRITPGRDLEQRETELLCTARKCLPGLPLDKVDFLIVDQIGKNFTGAGLDPNVVGFSSMRLAQQKSQVKICRVFVRGLSPESQGNASGIGMVDVATPQLLNQIDWQATAINGFTACSPEDCKMPMTVPTEKEAVFLGLATIRPHTDRDLKLVHIKNTLELDEMYLSSGCFSELKTEVERLSEPLTMHFNQSGDLEYI from the coding sequence GTGAACAATACAATCAAAACGCCGCTGTTTAAGTTACCGGGAACTGCGTTTCAAAGGTCATTGCCCCGTATGCGGCGGGTCAGACAGTGCTTTAACGTCCCCCCGGCCATTTGTGTCAGCCGGACAATTGAGGACCAGTGGGCAGGGTTAGAAACGGACGGCATGAACATTGACGGCGCCAGGATCGCCGTTGCAGTGGGAAGCCGGGGCATCACCAACATTGCCGGGATTGTCCGGCAGGTTGTAAAAAAGCTTAAATCCTGCGGTGCCCAGCCGTTTATTGTGCCAGCCATGGGGTCCCATGGCAATGCCACGGCCGACGGTCAGGTTCAGGTGCTCTCACACCTGGGCGTCACCGAAGAGGCCATGGGCGTAAAAATCCATGCCGACACGGATGTAGTACACGTCGGGGAGGCCGACGGCATCCCCTTGTACATGAGCCGCCCGGCCCGGGACGCCGACGGCATTGTCCTGATCAACCGGGTCAAACCCCACACCGACTTCACAGGCCCCGTTGAAAGCGGAACCCTTAAAATGCTGGTGATCGGCCTGGGTAACCAAAAAGGCGCGGATTACTACCACCGCATGGCCGTGGACCGTGGCATGTATGAGATCATCGTCACGGCAGGCAGGGCGCTGATTGAAAAAACCAATGTGCTGTTCGGGGTCCAGATCGTAGAAAACCAGCACCATGACATCTGTGATCTGCGGATAACACCGGGCAGAGATCTGGAGCAAAGGGAAACGGAACTGCTATGTACGGCCAGAAAGTGCCTGCCTGGGCTCCCCCTGGACAAAGTGGATTTTCTCATTGTGGACCAGATAGGCAAAAATTTCACCGGCGCAGGGCTGGACCCCAATGTGGTGGGGTTCTCTTCAATGCGGCTGGCGCAGCAGAAATCCCAGGTCAAAATATGCCGGGTCTTTGTCCGGGGGCTGAGTCCCGAATCCCAGGGGAATGCCTCGGGTATCGGCATGGTGGATGTGGCAACGCCACAGCTTTTAAACCAGATCGACTGGCAGGCCACCGCAATCAACGGATTTACCGCCTGCAGCCCCGAGGACTGCAAGATGCCCATGACTGTCCCCACCGAAAAAGAGGCAGTATTTTTAGGTCTTGCCACCATCCGGCCCCACACCGATCGCGACCTTAAACTTGTCCATATTAAAAACACCCTGGAGCTGGATGAGATGTATTTGTCCAGCGGCTGTTTTTCCGAACTGAAAACCGAGGTGGAAAGGCTTTCAGAACCCTTAACCATGCATTTTAATCAATCGGGTGACCTTGAATACATCTGA
- a CDS encoding lactate utilization protein B — protein sequence MRPEPKKFKEKAAAALKDDYLCSAMAANQEFAAMVRQAVNSEPHLDEMKQRAREIKNHTLDHLAHYLEQYEKNAQLNDIVVHWAQTAAQARMVIQQICKNAGAKLAVCAKSMIAAEIDAPSALADVGVARYETDLGEYILQLAGDEPPSHVTGPAVHKPEEQIRQLFEDHHAQLGFSNSLDKPPEALLKDVRTILRDKFLSADVGVMGANFLIAETGANVLVTNEGNGDLGALIPKTRIVLASIEKVLPRTNDAELFLRLLCMSATGQKATCYQSFYEGPENNGASGPKQVHVILVDNGRSEILGSKYQAILRCIRCGACMDNCPVYNAVGGHAYGWIYPGPMGVVWTSLLTGLDHTGDLTQACTLNGHCSEVCPMGIPLKDMIRSLRDDQWSNKSLPLSGRLPIDLWGQAARHPALYHAFTSIAGSVSKLAAGEKGYIETLAGAKAWTGSRDFPGFSRRPFSRQWKKPKQR from the coding sequence ATGAGACCGGAGCCGAAAAAATTCAAAGAAAAGGCGGCAGCCGCCCTTAAAGACGACTATCTTTGCTCGGCCATGGCGGCCAACCAGGAATTTGCCGCCATGGTCCGCCAGGCGGTCAACAGCGAACCGCACCTGGATGAAATGAAACAGCGGGCCAGGGAGATTAAAAACCATACGCTGGATCACCTGGCCCACTATCTTGAGCAATATGAAAAAAATGCACAATTGAACGACATTGTGGTTCATTGGGCGCAAACTGCTGCCCAGGCCCGCATGGTCATTCAGCAGATCTGCAAAAACGCCGGGGCAAAACTGGCGGTATGCGCCAAAAGCATGATCGCCGCTGAAATAGATGCACCCAGTGCCCTGGCTGATGTCGGTGTTGCCCGGTATGAGACCGATCTTGGGGAATATATTCTGCAGCTGGCAGGGGACGAGCCCCCCAGCCATGTCACGGGGCCTGCCGTGCATAAACCCGAGGAACAGATCCGTCAGTTGTTTGAGGATCATCACGCCCAACTCGGCTTTTCAAACTCATTGGACAAACCGCCCGAAGCCCTGCTCAAAGATGTCAGAACCATTTTAAGGGACAAATTTCTTTCGGCTGATGTGGGTGTTATGGGGGCCAATTTTCTGATTGCCGAGACCGGGGCCAATGTTCTGGTCACCAACGAAGGCAACGGCGATTTGGGTGCCCTGATCCCCAAAACAAGGATTGTGCTGGCCAGCATTGAAAAGGTGCTGCCCCGAACCAATGATGCCGAGCTGTTTTTAAGGCTTTTGTGCATGAGCGCCACCGGCCAGAAAGCCACCTGTTATCAATCCTTTTATGAGGGTCCTGAAAACAACGGCGCAAGCGGCCCCAAACAGGTACATGTTATTTTGGTGGACAACGGCCGTTCGGAAATCCTGGGCTCCAAATACCAGGCCATCCTCCGGTGCATCCGCTGCGGGGCCTGCATGGATAACTGCCCGGTGTATAATGCCGTGGGCGGCCATGCCTACGGCTGGATCTACCCAGGGCCCATGGGAGTTGTCTGGACCAGCCTGCTCACGGGCCTGGATCATACCGGGGACCTGACCCAGGCCTGCACCCTGAACGGGCATTGCAGCGAGGTGTGCCCCATGGGGATTCCCCTGAAAGATATGATCCGGTCCCTTCGGGATGACCAGTGGTCGAACAAAAGTTTGCCCTTGTCCGGCCGCCTGCCCATAGACCTCTGGGGGCAGGCAGCCAGACATCCGGCACTGTACCACGCATTTACATCCATAGCCGGATCGGTATCAAAACTTGCTGCCGGAGAAAAAGGATACATTGAAACCCTTGCCGGTGCCAAAGCCTGGACCGGGTCCAGGGATTTTCCGGGATTCAGCCGGCGTCCGTTCAGTCGACAGTGGAAAAAACCAAAACAAAGATAA
- a CDS encoding (Fe-S)-binding protein — MNTSDPNMPGTSRPRVGLFYTCLVDALKPNIAFAAVHLLEACGCEVCVPEAQTCCGRPAFNSGNRKLTAQLARQNIALFEPFDFVVGPSGSCLSMFVKHYPDLLKDDAQWFQRAESLSKKSYELLDFLARIMPLPQLNAVYKGKVTYHDSCTGLRELNVWDQPRTLLAKVRCLTLVEMDAAQECCGFGGTFSVKYPEISTRLVDDKVDSILRTSADTVTGGDLGCLMNIFGRLNRLKKNIRVFHAAEILAGMTGDGALGTPRKKAKNK, encoded by the coding sequence TTGAATACATCTGATCCGAATATGCCCGGAACCTCCCGGCCCCGGGTGGGGCTTTTTTATACCTGCCTTGTGGACGCATTAAAACCCAACATTGCATTTGCCGCCGTGCATCTGCTCGAAGCGTGCGGCTGTGAGGTGTGTGTACCGGAGGCTCAGACCTGCTGCGGCAGGCCCGCCTTCAACAGCGGAAACCGGAAACTTACCGCGCAGCTGGCTCGCCAAAATATCGCCCTGTTCGAACCCTTTGATTTTGTGGTTGGGCCTTCCGGGTCCTGCCTGTCCATGTTCGTCAAACACTACCCTGACCTGTTAAAGGATGACGCCCAATGGTTTCAAAGGGCAGAATCGCTTTCTAAAAAATCCTATGAACTTCTGGATTTTCTGGCCCGGATCATGCCGCTGCCACAGTTAAATGCCGTATATAAGGGCAAGGTCACCTACCATGACTCATGCACGGGATTGCGCGAACTCAATGTCTGGGACCAGCCAAGAACACTGCTTGCCAAAGTCCGGTGCCTGACCCTGGTGGAGATGGACGCTGCCCAGGAATGCTGCGGGTTCGGGGGCACGTTCAGTGTCAAATACCCTGAAATCTCCACCCGGCTGGTGGATGATAAGGTGGATTCCATCCTGCGGACAAGCGCAGACACCGTCACCGGTGGAGATCTGGGATGTTTGATGAATATTTTTGGCAGGCTGAACCGCCTGAAAAAAAATATCCGGGTTTTTCATGCCGCAGAGATTCTGGCGGGCATGACCGGAGACGGAGCCCTGGGCACCCCCCGAAAAAAGGCCAAAAACAAATGA